Proteins from a single region of Rana temporaria chromosome 5, aRanTem1.1, whole genome shotgun sequence:
- the LOC120939631 gene encoding mas-related G-protein coupled receptor member H-like, with product MNGTEKDGSSQRNAYVMPLTILSLVLCVLGLLGNGTVFWTLYFKMKGNQFTIYIRNLAVADFTFLLGLEAWMLYMFCVLNGVRNLPVVEGNIAFITGLLYNFGFNTSTYLLMVIALERCLAVLYPFWYQCYRPKNLSGYVSIICWLLSFLVTGLENCICTGKQQYQASGSQSCTDVYFFTSPLYLIIVLIMVISSLTLIFQIQTASKKCHTPKVYIVIVISVTIFLISVVPARILGLLIYFNVLQSNPFLVSFFFITSLCSSFNCSANPYIYMVVGRWGKLKSEDGSIKTFLEKVFKDVAEMENPTKKTYNIKDSPKTYNVPV from the coding sequence ATGAATGGAACGGAAAAAGATGGATCCTCGCAAAGAAATGCTTACGTCATGCCCTTGACTATTCTCTCTCTGGTTCTGTGTGTTTTGGGGTTACTGGGCAATGGAACTGTGTTTTGGACACTTTATTTCAAGATGAAAGGAAACCAGTTTACCATCTATATCCGCAACCTTGCTGTTGCTGACTTTACCTTTTTGCTTGGATTAGAGGCATGGATGCTGTACATGTTCTGTGTTTTAAACGGAGTAAGGAATTTACCAGTTGTGGAAGGCAATATTGCTTTTATCACTGGACTGTTATATAATTTTGGATTTAATACGAGTACTTATCTTCTTATGGTCATTGCACTGGAGAGATGTCTTGCTGTTTTATATCCATTTTGGTATCAATGCTATAGGCCCAAAAACTTGTCAGGCTATGTGTCCATCATATGTTGGTTGTTGTCCTTCCTGGTAACAGGGCTAGAAAATTGTATATGTACTGGTAAACAACAATATCAAGCATCAGGTTCACAAAGCTGCACGGATGTTTACTTTTTTACTTCGCCCCTGTATCTTATCATTGTTCTCATTATGGTAATATCCAGTTTAACCCTTATATTTCAGATTCAAACTGCTTCAAAGAAGTGCCACACCCCAAAAGTCTACATAGTTATTGTCATCAGTGTCACAATCTTCCTAATTTCTGTGGTACCTGCAAGAATACTAGGCCTTCTGATATACTTTAATGTCCTGCAGTCTAACCCATTTCTGGTTTCATTCTTCTTTATAACATCCCTGTGCTCATCCTTTAACTGTAGTGCTAACCCATACATTTACATGGTTGTAGGTAGATGGGGCAAGCTCAAATCCGAGGACGGAtcgattaaaacatttttggaaaaagTGTTTAAGGATGTTGCAGAGATGGAAAATCcaactaaaaaaacatataatattaaGGATAGCCCAAAAACATACAATGTGCCGGTATAG